One genomic segment of Odocoileus virginianus isolate 20LAN1187 ecotype Illinois chromosome X, Ovbor_1.2, whole genome shotgun sequence includes these proteins:
- the LOC110152364 gene encoding ferritin heavy chain-like produces MEWPATLPTPPSRVRQNYRPECEAVVNSHAALELQASFQCLAVAFYLDRDDVALKHFHRFFLLRSREHSKTAESVMFLQNRRGGRVSFLDIRKPESQEWESGLQAMQDTLHLEKCVNQSLLDLHQLATESCDADLCHFLETGYLDQQVKFIKELEDRVSNLSNAGSPEGGLADDVLDKLTLGHGDKED; encoded by the coding sequence ATGGAGTGGCCCGCCACGCTGCCCACACCGCCCTCGCGGGTGCGTCAGAACTACCGCCCTGAGTGTGAGGCCGTGGTCAACAGCCACGCCGCCCTGGAGTTACAGGCCTCGTTCCAGTGCCTGGCCGTGGCCTTCTACCTCGACCGTGATGACGTGGCCCTGAAGCACTTCCACCGCTTCTTCCTGCTCCGCTCCCGCGAGCACAGCAAGACGGCCGAGAGTGTCATGTTCCTGCAGAACCGGCGCGGGGGCCGCGTCTCTTTCCTCGACATCAGAAAGCCCGAGAGCCAAGAGTGGGAGAGCGGACTCCAGGCCATGCAAGACACCCTGCACCTGGAGAAGTGCGTCAACCAGAGCCTGCTCGACCTGCACCAGCTGGCCACCGAGAGCTGCGACGCCGACCTGTGCCACTTCCTGGAGACCGGCTACCTGGACCAGCAGGTCAAGTTCATCAAGGAGTTAGAGGACCGTGTCAGCAACCTGAGCAACGCGGGGTCCCCGGAAGGCGGCCTGGCAGACGACGTCCTTGACAAGCTCACCCTGGGCCACGGCGACAAGGAGGACTGA